AGGCCGGAATGAATGGCCGCGATGCCGCCCGACAGGTTGCGATATTGCACGCGGCTGAAGCCCGCCTTTTCGATCATGCCGGCGAACTTCTTCTGGTCCGGGAAGGCGCGGATGCTGTCCACGAGGTAGCGATAGGGCTCGGCGTCGCCCGCCACCACGCGGCCGAGCGGCGGCACCACGGCATCGGAATAGACCTCGTAGACCTTGTCGAACAAGGGCACCTGCACGCGCGAAAATTCGAGGCAGAGGAAACGCCCGCCCGGCTTCAGAACGCGGAAAGCCTCGTTCAGCGCGTTCTGCTTGTTGTCCACGTTCCGAATGCCGAAGGAGATCGTGTAGAAGTCGGACGTGTTGTCGCGATAGGGCAGGCTCTCGGCATTCGCCTGCACGAACGACACCTTGCCCGCAAAATCGGGATGCTTGTCGCGGCCCGCGTCCATCATCGAATGGTTGATGTCGGTGATGATCGAACGCGATCCGGGACCGGCCGCCTTGAGGAACCGCTTCGTGATGTCGCCGGTGCCTCCCGCGACGTCGATCAAGAGCGACGCGCTCGACTTCGACGGAGCGAGCCAGTTGATCGCCGCATCCTTCCAGATGCGGTGCACGCCGCCCGACATCAGATCGTTCATCAGGTCGTAGCGTGTGGCGACGCGGTCAAAGACGGTATTGACGAACCCCTGAAAGCCAAGGTTCTGGATTTTGTGATCGTAAGCAGTCATTCCGTTCGCTCCGGGGGCGAGTGAGAAAATTTGATGCGATATGTGGCGCACGGGCGGCACAATGTAAACGCGTCATTATGCTTGAAGGCATTAACCGCTAGCAGAGTGTTGCAATGCAATAGGACTGTACAACCGCCACATTTCTCGGAGAGGATAGTTTGTTTGCATCCTAGAGAAAATTTTAAGCCATGGTACGCACTCCCCATCCCTATGATCTCGTCATTGCCGGTGCAAGCTTCGCAGGCTTGGTAGCCGCCAAGACGGCGGCCATCCGCGGGCTGAAAGTGGCCGTGCTCGAACCGAAGGCAGCAGCCGGCCAGCATGTGTCTTCGACGGGCATCCTGACCAAGGAAGCGGCGCAGGAAATCGACCTCCCCTACACCCTGACGCGGCGCGTTTACGGCGTGCGGCTTTACGCTCCCAACCTCCGCCACGTCGACCTGTTCGCGCCGGACAGCTTCTTTTTGACAACGGATACCGGGCGCGTCCTCGGCTGGCTCGCGCAGGAAGCGCAGCGGGCCGGGGCGCAAATTCTCTGGCGCACCCCGTTTCAGGGCGCGGAGCGCAAGGACGGCGTATTCGTTTTCAAGGGCGTCAACATCTCCGCGCGGCACATCATCGGCGCGGATGGCGCGCAGTCGGCCGTGGCGCGAGCCTTCGGGCTTGGGCTGAACGAGCGCTTCATGCTCGCCACCGAGCACGAATATGACGGGTTGAACGCAGACCCGCGCTTTCTGCACTGCTTCCTCGATTCGAGGCTTGCGCCGGGGCATATCGCCTGGGTCGCGCCCGGCCCCTCGCTTTTTCATGCGGGGCTTGCCGCCCGACCGGGGCGCCGCCCGCGTCTGGCCGCCTTCCTCGCCAAGACCGCGCCGATCTTCGGTTTCGAGGATGCAAGTCTCGTGGAGCGGCGGACGGGGCGCATTCCGTGCGGCGGCGTGGTTCGTCCGTTCGCCACCGACGGCGTGACGCTGATCGGCGACGCGGCGGGGATGGCTTCGCCGACAACCGGCGGCGGCGTCGGCTTCGCCTTCCAGTACGGGCGGCGCGCGGCGCAAGTCGTGGCCGATCACCTCCTGCATCTCGGGCCATCGCCGGAGGTGGCGCTCGCGAGGGAACTGCCGCGTTTCGGCCTCAGTCACCTGACGCGGCTCGCGCTCAACCTCGCACCGCCGAACGCCCTCCTGTCGGCCGCGCTCGGCACCGCCCCCATGCGCAGGTTCGCGCAACACGTCTATTTCCGCGAACGCGGCGGCAAGGGCATCAGCTTCGCCGACTTCCAGGCAAGGCTGAACGGACTCGAAAGGCCGCCGTTTACCGCCAACGGCGTCGCTCCGCGAAATATCCCGTAGACCTGGGAAGGCGTGTGTTTTACGAAATGTCGAACGGTGCGATGCGACCCGCGCCGGATGACGAGATTTCCGAACCGCCTTTTGAGAGACACGGAGACTTTCCATGCCGATGCATCGCTTTCTTGAGTGGCATGCCAGTCAGTTCATGACGAAGGACGTCGAATCCGTTCCTTCGTCGCTGACACTCCGCGAACTCGGCGCGCTGTTCGATCATAATGACTACAATTCATTTCCGGTCGTCGACAACGACGTGCTCGTCGGTCTCGTCACGAAGCTCGACTTCCTGAAGGCGTTCATTTTCGACACCAGCCACCTCATGCCGCATTATGGAGAGGTGATGTCCAAGACGGTGGCCGAAGTGATGATGAAGGACATCGTTCATGTCGAGCCGGAAACGCCACTGACGAAGGTGCTGGAACTCATGGTGAAGCTTCGCACACGCGGCTTCCCCGTGCTCGACGAGGGCAAGCTTGTCGGCTTCATCTCTCGCACCGACCTCACACACGCGCTGACGCTCGCAACCCGCGACGAGTAAGCCGCGCTCACACCAGACATTCGGGCGGCCGCAGGCGCCGCCCCAGGAACAGGTTTTCGCCATGTCGCAGCACGCCCTTTCCGTAACGCGCGAACAGAATTTTCCCGAGTGGTATCAGGCCGTTGTCCGCGACGCGGATCTTGCGGAAACCTCACCGGTGCGCGGCTGCATGATCATCAAGCCGTGGGGTTATGGCATCTGGGAGCGGGTGCAGAAGGGGCTCGACGAGCGCATCAAGGAGACCGGGCACGAAAACTGCTATTTCCCGATCTTCATCCCGATGAGCTTCATCGCCAAGGAAGCGGAGCACGTCGAAGGCTTCGCGAAGGAAATGGCGGTCGTCACCCATCACCGCCTCAAGAACATAGACGGCAAGCTCGTACCCGATCCCGAAGCCGAGCTTCAGGAACCGCTGATCGTGCGCCCGACGTCGGAAACGATCATCGGCGACGCCTTCCAGCGCTGGGTCAAGAGCTACCGCGACCTGCCCATCCTCATCAACCAGTGGGCGAACGTGGTGCGCTGGGAAATGCGCACGCGCATGTTTCTGCGCACGGCGGAGTTTCTCTGGCAGGAGGGCCACACCGCGCATGCCGACAAGGCCGACGCCATGGCCGAGACGCTCCGCATGCTGGAAGTCTACCGCAGCTTCGCCGAGGATGTGCTGGCGATGCCGGTCGTAGCGGGCGAAAAGCCCGAGAACGAGCGCTTCCCCGGCGCTGACAACACCTATTCGATCGAAGCCATGATGCAGGACGGGAAGGCCCTTCAGGCCGGAACCTCGCATTACCTCGGAACGCACTTCGCGCAGGCGCAAAACATCCGCTTCCAGAACGAGGCGGGCGAACTCGCTCTCTGCCATACAACGAGCTGGGGCGTGTCCACGCGGCTCATCGGCGGCGTGATCATGACGCATGGCGACGACGACGGCTTGCGCCTTCCGCCCGCCATCGCGCCGAAACAGATCGTCATCGTGCCGATGCTGCGCGACAAGCCGGAAGACGCGGCCGTGGTCGAATTCTGTACGGGCCTCGCGGCGGAGCTTAACGCGAAGACGGCATTCGGTGAGCCGATCCGCGCGCATATCGACAGCCGCAAGATCAAATCGGCCGACAAGCGCTGGGACTGGGTGCGCCGCGGCGCGCCGCTCATCCTCGAAATCGGCCCGCGCGACGCGAGCGGCGGCAACGTCACGTTCACGCGCCGCGACCGCTTACGCGATGGCCCCAAGGTGAAATCGCATGCGCTGCCCCGCGCGGAGTTCGTCGCCGGGGTGGAGGCGCTGCTTCGCGAGATCCAGAACGCGCTATACACAGACGCGAAGAAGCGGCTCGACGCCAACATCCGCTCCGACATCAAGAGCTTCGACGAACTGGCCACGTATTTCGGCCCGGCCGAAGAGGATGAGGGCGGCGCGTTCAAGGGCTGGGTGCGCGTATCGTGGTCGCGTCCCACCGGCCCCGCGCTCGAACAGATCGCCGACAAGCTCAAGGCGCTGAAACTCACCATCCGCAACACGCCGCTCGACGGGAAAACTACGGACGCGGCTTGCTTCTTCACCGGCGGCGCGGCGGTCGAAGACATCATCATCTCTCGGGCTTATTGACCCGGAGGCGCTTCATGCCGGTTTCACAATGCTATACCCTCGTTTCGGGTTTTCCGCACATGGGGATTGCAAATGATAACCGACTGGCAAACGATCCGCGCGTTAATGGCAGCGGCCATCGATTTCGCCGAAGCTGTCGAGCGCGCGGGCCTCTCGGAAGAGGATCGCGGCCGAACCGTACATGTCGATGGCCGGACGGTCAGCCTTTTCGACATCATGGCGAGCGCCTCGACCCTACCCGAGGCACTGCGCTACCGCATTATCCGAGACCGGCACGACTTGGGAGCGGATGCCCCTTATGTATCGGAGAACGCGCGAATCGTCATGGCGATGACGGGCGCCTGTGTCGAACTTATCGGCGCGGGCTACGCGAATCCCGCACCTGAAGACATCCGCAAAGCCATCGGCTGGTATCGGGATCATGCCTTGCCGCTCCTCCTGAAGGCAAAGGCAGAGCAACCCGGTCAATCCTGATCCGCAGGCCGCTCATGGCGCTCCCGGTGCACCGCGGAAGGCCGTTTGGCGAAATCGCCGCTCGTTTTGCGCGACGTCCGCGCGCTTACGGCTTGCAAAATCAACCCCCGCGCGCTTTAACAACCCTCTCACGGATCGTTACGAGCGCGTGAAGCCGCGCTCGCGATCAGCCGAAAAAGCATTCAGGAGACGCCGATCCGATGGTTCTGCGCGTCGTGTTCATGGGGACACCGGACTTTTCCGTTCCCACCCTTAGCGAAATCGTCGCGGCCGGACATGATGTCGTCGGCGTTTATACGCAGCCGCCGAGACCCGCCGGGCGCGGCATGGAGCCGAAAAAATCGCCCGTCCATGCCTTCGCCGAAGAAGCGGGTTTGCATGTCCTCACGCCGAAATCGCTGAAAAAGCCCGAGGCGCAGGCCGAGTTCGCGGCGCTCGGCGCGGACGTGGCCGTGGTCGTCGCCTATGGGCTGATTCTGCCGAAGCCGGTGCTCGCCGCGCCGCCGCTTGGCTGTCTCAACCTGCACGCCTCTCTTTTGCCCCGATGGCGCGGCGCCGCGCCCATTCAGCGCGCGATCATCGCAGGCGACACCGAAACCGGCGTGATGGTGATGAAAATGGAGGAGGGCCTCGACACCGGCCCTATCGCGCTCGCGGACCGGATTTCCATCGGCGCCGACGCCACTGCGGGCGAAATCCACGATCACCTTTCGCTCATGGGCGCGCCGCTGATGCTGACGGCGCTCGACCGGCTTCCGCGCGGGGAACTCGCCTTCACGCCGCAATCCGAGGAAGGCGTGACGTACGCCGCCAAGATCTCGAAGGACGAAACGCGTATCGACTGGTCGCGTCCGGGGCCCGAAGTGCACGACAAGATCCGCGGACTGTCTCCATATCCCGGCGCCTGGTTCGAGGCGCTGCTTGGGGGCAAATGCGAGCGCGTCAAGGTGCTGCGCTCGGTGCTGGTGCCCGGCAAGGGCGATCCGGGTCAGCTTCTCGACGGGCATCTGACGGTCGCATGCGGCTCGCAGGCCGTGCGGCTCACAAGGGTGCAGCGCGCGGGCAAGCGTGCTGTAGGCGGCGACGAGTTCCTGCGCGGCTTCCCCCTCGGCAAGGGTACACAATTCGAGTAACGACGTGCCCGACGGCGCGTCGAAGCAGCCCGATTGCGAAGAAAAGCTCATAATTTCAGAAACTTGCCGCATGCCATCTCATTCACGGCATAGCTTTGGCGGTTTGAATCGCCGAAACGTGAAGAAAAACAAGGAGTCGTGACTGGGAATTGAAGGTCTTACCGCGCAAGGTAGAAAGCGGACCATCGATTTCGGAGGCTCTCTTGACGCGCTTAGCATCGGTTGGCCGCCTTTTTCTCACAGGCGCTCTCGCCATTATGTGCGCGGCAAGCGCGACGCTTGCCGGTTCACCAAACGAGAAGACATCCGTTGTGGAATTGTTCTCGAGTCAAGGCTGCTCCCGCTGCCCACCGGCGCACAGGATACTGCAACAGCTTTCGCGTCGGCCCGGCATCGTGGTGCTGAGTTTCCCGGTCAATTACTGGGACTATCTCGGCTGGAAAGACACGCTGGCACGCCCGGAATATGGCGAACGCCAGCGCGATTACGCAGCGCTTCTCACCAGGGGCGAGGTTTTCACGCCGCTGGCCGTCGTGAACGGCATGCGCAATTGCGTCGGCAGCAACCTCGGCGAGATCGACGCGGCAATCAAGTCCACATCGGCCACGCTCGCGAGCCAGTCTGTGTCTCTCTCCGTCCGCCAGGAAGATGGAAATCTCTTTGTCGAGGTCGGCGAAAGCGCCACTCCCTCGCGCCATCGCAGCGGCAAGCTCTGGATCGCAACCGTGCTCCGCTCGCGGTCTGAGAAAATCGGCGCGGGCGATAATGCCGGACAAATGGTTGCTTATACAAACGTCGTGCGCCGCTTGACGGATGCCGGAGACTGGCTGGGCGCGCCCACCTCCTATTCGCTGCCGGTAGACGCGCTGTCGAAAGACGGCGACATGCTCGTCGTGTTCTTGCAGACGGGAAAGCTCGGTCCCATACTTGCCGCAACATTGGTGGACATGGGCTTCAACGGAAACTGACGGCGCAATGGCTTACTGGCTTTTCAAGACGGAACCGGGGACATTTTCCTGGGACGATCAACTCAAGGCCGGAGCCAAGGGCGAGGAGTGGAGCGGCGTCCGCAACGCCCTCGCGCAGAAACACATGCGGGCGATGAAAAAGGACGACCTCGGCTTCTTCTATCATTCCGTGCATGAAAAGCGCATTGTCGGCGTGGTCCGCGTCCTGAACGAAATTCACCCGGATTCGACAGATCCGACCGGACGGTGGAATTGCGTGGACGTCGTTGCGGTCGCGCCTATTCCCCAGCCCGTCACGCTTGCCGAAATCAAGAGCGAACCGCAGCTCTCCGATATGGCGCTGGTGAAATACTCTCGGCTGTCCGTTCAGCCCGTCAAGCCCGAAGAATGGGAGATCGTCTGCCGCATGGGGGGCTACAAGCCTGCGCGATGAGGCCAGCAGGAACGGCGACCGGCGTTTCCGGAATTGCCTTATAAATTACTGAATTGTCTTATAAAAATGAATAGACAAGGTAGCCTGCCACCGCGAGCAGGATGATCGCCAGAAGATAAAGAAATGGGGCGGCTGCGGACGAAAGCCGCTCGTCGAGGATCAGATCGGGAGCACCGGGCGGCGGCGGCTCATGCGAAGCTGCTGGCTCTGCTGCGGGCGCCTTCTGACGCGCCTGTGCGGCATCCGACAACGAAGTTTCGTGATGAGCGGGCTGACCATCGGGCGGCGGAATTTCGCTTTCCGCTGCACGCGCATCTTCGCCGCGAGCGGTCTCGGCCTCAGCGAGGTCATCCGGGTTCGGCGACGCGAGGGCGGCATCTTCAATGGCGACCGCAATAGGCCGGTCCTCCTGCCCGCTCGCACCGCCAGCGGCTGGATCGGCGGCAATCTCTTCGCTCTGAGAGTTCGCATCGACCTTGGTGCTTTCGTTGCCTCCCATCGCTCTCTCCTTCTCAGGCTTACCGCCTGTCAAAGCGCTGACGCCTCCCCGGCGGACCGAGCCGGACAAGCGGATCGAAGACTATTCTCTAACCTCTTTCTTTGGGCCGAACCTTGCAGCACATTATAAATGGGTTTCACGCGCCGGAAAAGATATGAGATAGGCCCCGCGCTTCGTCGCCGCGCATGAAGCGAAATCGGGCAATTTCCCTCCTGCATGGCCGCCTTCTTGCTTCTGCCCCCCTGACGGGAGCCTTTGTATGAAAACCTACCTCGACTGGTCGGCCTACGACACCTATGGCATCGGCGACGCCTACTCGGGCATTCCCGCCACCGGCGGCAATTATGCAAAAGCCGTGGCGGTCTGCATGCACAGCCGCGACTGCCGCAAGAAAGGCAAGGGCCTCATGTGCCCGAGCTTCCGCGTCACAGACGACCCGGCGCATTCGCCGGAGGCCCGCGTCGCCGCCTTCAAGGCCGCGCTCAACGGGCAGTATGGCGCCGAGCCGTTCACGGACGCGCGGCTCGCCGAGGCGATGGACCTGTGCGTGTCCTGCAAGGGCTGCAAGAAGGAATGCCCGAGCGCGGTCGACATGACGCTCATCAAGACGGAATATCTTGCGCAGCGCAACGCCGCGCAGGGCGTGCCGCGGCGTACGTGGCTTTTCGCGAACCTGCCGCGCTGGACGACCTATCACCGCGGGCTCCTGCGCGCCGCCATCGGCTTTCGCAACCGCTCGAAGCTGGCGGCAAAGCTCGCCGAGCGCCTGTTCGGGATCGCCGCAAAGGCGCCGCTGCCGATGCCCGCACGGCGGCAATACGAGCATCAAGTCCCGGAAACGCCCGCGCCGCGCGGCGATGTCTATCTGTTCGCCGATTGCTTCGCGACGCATTTCGAGCCGGAAATCGCGGCGGCGGCGACGCAAGTGCTGACCGCGTGCGGCTATCGCGTGCGCGTGCTTTCGCCCGCACCCGGCGATCCGGAAAGAGACCGCGCGCTCTGCTGCGGCCGTACCTACCTCACCCACGGGCTCGTAGACGAAGCGCGCCGCGAAGGCGCCCGCGTGCTCGCCGCGCTGCGCCCCGCCATCGAGACGAAAACGCCCGTGATCGGCATCGAACCGTCGTGCCTTCTGTCGCTGCGCGACGAGCTTTATTGCCTCGGCCTCGGCGCGGAAGTGGGCGCGGCAGGCAAGCAGCTCTTTCTGTTCGAGGAATTCCTGTCGCGCGAGATTCAGCGCAACGGCCTCGTGCTGCCGCTGAAGGACGGCGCATCGCAAAAGGTGCTGGTGCACGGGCACTGCCATCAGAAAGCGTTCGGCACGATGAAGGCGCTCAGGAAAACGCTCGGCGCAATTCCGGGACTGGAAGCCGAAATCGTGGAATCGAGCTGTTGCGGCATGGCAGGCAGCTTCGGCCTCGAAGCCGAGCATCGCGAGGTTTCCCAATCCATGGCCGAGGCGTCGCTTTTGCCCGCGATGCGCGCGGCCGCCGCCGACACGCGGCTCGTCGCAAACGGCTTCTCGTGCCGCCACCAGATCGCGAACGGCACCGGCCGCAAGCCAGACCACATCGCGCTGGTTCTGCGGGACGCGCTCGACGAGACCGGAGCGCCTCCATACCGGAGAGCGTGAGACGCCCTCAATCGGCAATCAGGGCACTGAGGGATGCGCTCCACCCGGCGCGGGGCGACTCAACTTCAGGTAGGCAAGCGCCCGCCCGCGTGGCCAGGGC
This genomic window from Rhodomicrobium lacus contains:
- the proS gene encoding proline--tRNA ligase, which gives rise to MSQHALSVTREQNFPEWYQAVVRDADLAETSPVRGCMIIKPWGYGIWERVQKGLDERIKETGHENCYFPIFIPMSFIAKEAEHVEGFAKEMAVVTHHRLKNIDGKLVPDPEAELQEPLIVRPTSETIIGDAFQRWVKSYRDLPILINQWANVVRWEMRTRMFLRTAEFLWQEGHTAHADKADAMAETLRMLEVYRSFAEDVLAMPVVAGEKPENERFPGADNTYSIEAMMQDGKALQAGTSHYLGTHFAQAQNIRFQNEAGELALCHTTSWGVSTRLIGGVIMTHGDDDGLRLPPAIAPKQIVIVPMLRDKPEDAAVVEFCTGLAAELNAKTAFGEPIRAHIDSRKIKSADKRWDWVRRGAPLILEIGPRDASGGNVTFTRRDRLRDGPKVKSHALPRAEFVAGVEALLREIQNALYTDAKKRLDANIRSDIKSFDELATYFGPAEEDEGGAFKGWVRVSWSRPTGPALEQIADKLKALKLTIRNTPLDGKTTDAACFFTGGAAVEDIIISRAY
- a CDS encoding (Fe-S)-binding protein, whose product is MKTYLDWSAYDTYGIGDAYSGIPATGGNYAKAVAVCMHSRDCRKKGKGLMCPSFRVTDDPAHSPEARVAAFKAALNGQYGAEPFTDARLAEAMDLCVSCKGCKKECPSAVDMTLIKTEYLAQRNAAQGVPRRTWLFANLPRWTTYHRGLLRAAIGFRNRSKLAAKLAERLFGIAAKAPLPMPARRQYEHQVPETPAPRGDVYLFADCFATHFEPEIAAAATQVLTACGYRVRVLSPAPGDPERDRALCCGRTYLTHGLVDEARREGARVLAALRPAIETKTPVIGIEPSCLLSLRDELYCLGLGAEVGAAGKQLFLFEEFLSREIQRNGLVLPLKDGASQKVLVHGHCHQKAFGTMKALRKTLGAIPGLEAEIVESSCCGMAGSFGLEAEHREVSQSMAEASLLPAMRAAAADTRLVANGFSCRHQIANGTGRKPDHIALVLRDALDETGAPPYRRA
- the fmt gene encoding methionyl-tRNA formyltransferase, whose product is MVLRVVFMGTPDFSVPTLSEIVAAGHDVVGVYTQPPRPAGRGMEPKKSPVHAFAEEAGLHVLTPKSLKKPEAQAEFAALGADVAVVVAYGLILPKPVLAAPPLGCLNLHASLLPRWRGAAPIQRAIIAGDTETGVMVMKMEEGLDTGPIALADRISIGADATAGEIHDHLSLMGAPLMLTALDRLPRGELAFTPQSEEGVTYAAKISKDETRIDWSRPGPEVHDKIRGLSPYPGAWFEALLGGKCERVKVLRSVLVPGKGDPGQLLDGHLTVACGSQAVRLTRVQRAGKRAVGGDEFLRGFPLGKGTQFE
- a CDS encoding EVE domain-containing protein; this encodes MAYWLFKTEPGTFSWDDQLKAGAKGEEWSGVRNALAQKHMRAMKKDDLGFFYHSVHEKRIVGVVRVLNEIHPDSTDPTGRWNCVDVVAVAPIPQPVTLAEIKSEPQLSDMALVKYSRLSVQPVKPEEWEIVCRMGGYKPAR
- the ubiE gene encoding bifunctional demethylmenaquinone methyltransferase/2-methoxy-6-polyprenyl-1,4-benzoquinol methylase UbiE, with protein sequence MTAYDHKIQNLGFQGFVNTVFDRVATRYDLMNDLMSGGVHRIWKDAAINWLAPSKSSASLLIDVAGGTGDITKRFLKAAGPGSRSIITDINHSMMDAGRDKHPDFAGKVSFVQANAESLPYRDNTSDFYTISFGIRNVDNKQNALNEAFRVLKPGGRFLCLEFSRVQVPLFDKVYEVYSDAVVPPLGRVVAGDAEPYRYLVDSIRAFPDQKKFAGMIEKAGFSRVQYRNLSGGIAAIHSGLKL
- a CDS encoding DUF1223 domain-containing protein encodes the protein MTRLASVGRLFLTGALAIMCAASATLAGSPNEKTSVVELFSSQGCSRCPPAHRILQQLSRRPGIVVLSFPVNYWDYLGWKDTLARPEYGERQRDYAALLTRGEVFTPLAVVNGMRNCVGSNLGEIDAAIKSTSATLASQSVSLSVRQEDGNLFVEVGESATPSRHRSGKLWIATVLRSRSEKIGAGDNAGQMVAYTNVVRRLTDAGDWLGAPTSYSLPVDALSKDGDMLVVFLQTGKLGPILAATLVDMGFNGN
- a CDS encoding CBS domain-containing protein, translated to MPMHRFLEWHASQFMTKDVESVPSSLTLRELGALFDHNDYNSFPVVDNDVLVGLVTKLDFLKAFIFDTSHLMPHYGEVMSKTVAEVMMKDIVHVEPETPLTKVLELMVKLRTRGFPVLDEGKLVGFISRTDLTHALTLATRDE
- a CDS encoding NAD(P)/FAD-dependent oxidoreductase, translating into MVRTPHPYDLVIAGASFAGLVAAKTAAIRGLKVAVLEPKAAAGQHVSSTGILTKEAAQEIDLPYTLTRRVYGVRLYAPNLRHVDLFAPDSFFLTTDTGRVLGWLAQEAQRAGAQILWRTPFQGAERKDGVFVFKGVNISARHIIGADGAQSAVARAFGLGLNERFMLATEHEYDGLNADPRFLHCFLDSRLAPGHIAWVAPGPSLFHAGLAARPGRRPRLAAFLAKTAPIFGFEDASLVERRTGRIPCGGVVRPFATDGVTLIGDAAGMASPTTGGGVGFAFQYGRRAAQVVADHLLHLGPSPEVALARELPRFGLSHLTRLALNLAPPNALLSAALGTAPMRRFAQHVYFRERGGKGISFADFQARLNGLERPPFTANGVAPRNIP